The genomic region ATTCAACGCACTCATTGCTGCCGCCTCAATTGAACCTTCTTTACGACGGACCAGGTGGTCAGGCGCCATCGGGGGTACTGCTGCACACAAAATTTCTACCCGAGATTGTTTCAAAATCGGCAATAGAAAAGCAGCGGCAACAGCATTTTCACAGGCCGGCTGATTTTGATCCCTACTACGACAGGCTTAGCACTGCGCCGGACATGTGGCATCCGGGGTCGGTGAAACTGCAGGGCACCCGCCAATTGGAGGCCTTGGGGCTGATGCGGCGGCTCGACTGGTGACGCTCCGGGAAACGCCTGTTTTTGCGGTAATTTATAAGTTTATTTAGGTTGTCGAAACGCTTTCTAAATCCATTGATTCCAGAAAGAAATCCATGACATAATGCCTTAAATTGCTGAAGCGGAGCGGATCGAGGTGATCTGGGCCGCTTGCTGTGAACCGGGACTGGATTTAAGTTTGAGCCTTTGGGATTCTTATCGGATGCGACTGCGGCGTAAGCGGTGCATTGTACGCGCGTTGCGCAAATCCGACGAATTGCGCGCGGTGCAAAACAACACCGGCCGGATCCAGCCGACTGACATTTTGCTGGTGTCCACGGTGCGAAATGAAAAAATCCGGCTGCCGTATTTCCTCAATTACTATCGTGGCCTGGGGGTCAATCATTTCCTGATCGTGGACAATGGCAGCACCGATGGCACCGAAAGCTATCTGCGTGGGCAACAGGATGTTTCGCTGTGGCATACCACCGGCAGCTATAAGCGCGCCACCTTTGGTGTTGACTGGATGAACTACTTGAAACGCAAATATGCCCATGGGCATTGGGTTCTGGTGGTCGACCCGGACGAATTCTTTATCTACCCATTCTGCGATACCCGGCCGATCCGGGCGCTGACCGATTGGCTGGACAACTCGGCCATCCGCAGTTTCTCGGCGATGCTGATTGATGTGTACCCCAAAGGCCGCATTGATGAGGTGCCGTACCGCGCCGGGCAAAACCCGCTGGAAATTGCGCCGTGGTTTGACAGTGGCAATTACTCGGTCAAGAAAAACCCAACCTGGGGCAACCTGTGGATCCAAGGGGGGCCCCGGCGTCGGGTGTTCTTTGCCGATCAGCCGAAAAAGGCCCCGGCGCTGAACAAAATCCCGCTGGTGAAATGGGATCGACGCTATGCTTACGTCAGCTCAACACATGCGCTTTTGCCGCGCGGTCTGAACCAGGTCTATGAGACTGACGGTGGTGAAAAGGCCAGTGGCGCGCTGTTGCACGCCAAGTTCCTTGATACCTTCACCGCCAAGGCCACTGAGGAAATGACCCGCAAGCAGCATTTTTCTGGCTCCGCTGAATATAAGGCCTATGCCGACACCCAGCAGGGGCAGCCGGATCTGTGGTGCAAATGGAGCGAAAAATATATCAACTGGCGCCAGCTTGAGATCCTGGGATTGATGTCCAAGGGAAACTGGGCATGAGCACAGTTGGCATTGTCATGTTGGTGCACACGGCCCTGGACCGGGCCGAACAGGTGGCCCGCCATTGGACTTCCGGTGGCTGCCCGGTGGTTGTGCATGTGGATGGCAACGTGCCGCAGAAAACCTACCGCGCCTTTGTTGCATCGCTGGTTGATGATCCAATGGTGCGGTTTTCCCAGCGTCATCGCTGTGAATGGGGCACCTGGGGCATTGTGGCCGCATCGCAAAGCGCCTCGGAACTGATGATGGCCGACTTTGCCGATGTGCGGCACGTTTACCTGGCCTCGGGGTCCTGCCTGCCGTTGCGACCGGTGCAGGAACTGATTGATTACCTTGCCGCCCGGCCGCGCACCGATTTTATCGAAAGCGCCACCACCGCAGATGTGCCCTGGACGGTTGGTGGTCTGGATGCCGAACGCTTTACCCTGCGGTTCCCGTTTTCGTGGAAAAGACACCGGCAATTGTTTGACCAATATGTCGAACTGCAACGCAAACTGCGGATGAAACGGCGGATTCCCACCGGATTGGTGCCGCATATGGGCAGCCAGTGGTGGTGCCTGACGCGGCAAACCCTGTCGGCAATTCTGCAAGATCCCGAGCGACCGGCCTATGATCGCTATTTTCGCAAGGTGTGGATTCCGGATGAAAGCTATTTCCAGACGCTGGTGCGGCAATACTCCGGCAATATTGAGAGCCGCTCGCTGACGCTGTCAAAGTTCGATTTTCAGGGCAAACCGCATATTTTTTACGATGATCATCTGCAGCTTCTGCGGCGCTCGGA from Parasedimentitalea psychrophila harbors:
- a CDS encoding glycosyltransferase family 2 protein — encoded protein: MRLRRKRCIVRALRKSDELRAVQNNTGRIQPTDILLVSTVRNEKIRLPYFLNYYRGLGVNHFLIVDNGSTDGTESYLRGQQDVSLWHTTGSYKRATFGVDWMNYLKRKYAHGHWVLVVDPDEFFIYPFCDTRPIRALTDWLDNSAIRSFSAMLIDVYPKGRIDEVPYRAGQNPLEIAPWFDSGNYSVKKNPTWGNLWIQGGPRRRVFFADQPKKAPALNKIPLVKWDRRYAYVSSTHALLPRGLNQVYETDGGEKASGALLHAKFLDTFTAKATEEMTRKQHFSGSAEYKAYADTQQGQPDLWCKWSEKYINWRQLEILGLMSKGNWA